Proteins from a genomic interval of Capsicum annuum cultivar UCD-10X-F1 chromosome 4, UCD10Xv1.1, whole genome shotgun sequence:
- the LOC107866851 gene encoding E3 ubiquitin-protein ligase ATL23: protein MLVSVFLALFLPCVGMSAVFLVYICLLWYAAAYQNSGATGPGQDPVKTNEQKGLNEAQLDKLPKITGKELVMGNDCAVCLDEIENEQIARIVPGCNHGFHVECADTWLSKNPICPVCRTKLEPEFFNPPESSSPC from the coding sequence ATGCTGGTCTCGGTATTCCTCGCTCTTTTCCTTCCATGCGTTGGAATGAGCGCGGTGTTCTTAGTTTACATCTGTCTACTCTGGTACGCTGCAGCGTACCAGAATTCCGGGGCCACTGGACCCGGACAAGACCCAGTGAAGACGAATGAACAGAAAGGTCTTAACGAGGCACAATTAGATAAATTACCAAAAATTACTGGGAAAGAATTGGTAATGGGAAATGATTGTGCGGTGTGTttggatgaaattgagaatgagCAAATTGCTAGAATTGTACCAGGTTgtaatcatggatttcatgttgaATGTGCTGATACTTGGCTTTCGAAAAATCCAATTTGTCCCGTCTGTAGGACTAAATTGGAGCCTGAGTTCTTTAATCCACCTGAAAGTAGTAGCCCatgttga